The Vigna unguiculata cultivar IT97K-499-35 chromosome 1, ASM411807v1, whole genome shotgun sequence nucleotide sequence atttttctcaaacttTAATGTACTTTATCTGAAtagagtgttttttttttttcaaatacatgaattttttttttaatttaaagggtaaaaataTATTGACTTGAAGTTTTTAATGGATTGACATAATTTACTTcaagttatttaattttggatttttaagtctaaaagacttttttttctgtttttatttttaataaatatttctatttttataaataaaggaataaaaaaacCTATTTGGTTAACTATTTTCTAACcatctatttttaaaagtattctGAAGGCCTAGATTTGAAAACAAGAAAACCAAAACaggtatacattttttttttattgtctcatatttctgtttaaattttaagtaaaggtattttgataattttttcacATCAATCCAATGAATATGATAATTATGCTACAGAAATTTGTCTATAAATGCAAAAAGATTATGATTGAAGAAAGAGCAATTGGTATAAAGTGTATCTTGTGTTTTGTATTCCTAATTGTTTGATTCGTAATACAACTTGTGTTCTCTTTGTAAGCGCAGAATAGTACAGAGaaacaagtaaaagtaagtcatgTAAAACTAATCAGAATCTTGGTCATTATTATTCCCAGGCCAGATTGTATCAGAAAGCCTCCAAGCAGTGGCGGTGATCTCCTGGTTTCTATTTGCCAACAAACAAGAAATCTTTTGATGTACTCCTTGACATTCGAGGACCCTCTCAACAAAAACATTCGCTTGAGTGAGTCCCTCTTCCTGGTCAGCTTTTCCTACCTTCAGAATGTTCTCCAGCGCCTGCAAACACCCTAACACAAGTTTTGCTTCTGGACTCGTCAACAGTTCACATAGTGCCTTAATGCAACCTTGATCAGCCAGGTACCTAATATTTACACCAAACTTATCATAAAACTCTTTCATGTAATTCATTCTACAACCTTTAATCAAGGAAAAACCATACCTGATATTCTCCTTAGTTCCTCCACAAGAAATGTTGCAAACCGCCCACGCTGCTGTCCGCTTCACCTCAAAGTCCGCATTAAAAAGAATTTCAACAAGAGGAGGAATAACGTCCGCATCAATCACAGCCTACACCAGTAATCataacaacaaattttcaaaccacgttaaattaaagaatgaaaaataaaaaactggtTTTAGGACTTCACTACTAAATCATCCGTTAACCTTTCCTTACCTGTACTTGAGATCGAGACCCACCCGTGATATTTGAGATTGTCCAACAAATTTCTCTGAAGATTCttttttggtagtccttcataAGAAGTTGGTGAAGAGCCGGGAGCACTCTGTTATCAATTACAacctgaaaattaaaaaataaaagaaatgtaattaaaatgttaatattttaaactggGCAGtggatatattttactttatggTCAAGATATTACCGTCTATTAAATTAGGTTGAAGGTAATATAGAGAAAGTGACCAAAAATCAGATTGTCTTAATATGACTTCTAGACACATAATCATACCTTAACcacataatataaaaatcacGTCAAACATGCTTATAGAAGAATCAGATGATAAATTGTAAAGGTTCTTTCTACCTGTGTCTGAACATCATCACCGGCAGCAATATTTCCCAGAGTATGAAGCGCAGGTAAAATAACTATATCCGATGGATaacttccaaaaaaaaaaaacttaatcatTCCAAACTGTCCAACAATAGAAAAAGAGAATGGTGTACTGACATGAGGCATCAAATTAAATAGTAAAGAGAAGAGCAACATACTACAGAAGCTCCACAAGTTTTGGGCAAACTCCTAGTTCAATAATAGCTTGAACAGTGGCACCTGGGCCTTCCGCAAGGTAAGAGAGAGTCCAACATATATGTTTTACAACATATTCATCCTTGAAGCCGACTAGTCGCTGAAGGACGGGCAATGCATCTCTTACCTAACAAAGATTAAGCACATTTCTCACTAACACAATACTGAAAATCAGTCTGCATAACATGGAAAAGAGAGGACAacaataaatatacaaatcaaCGGTCTTTGTAACCATTGAATAAGCATGCTTTTACCAAGATAAATGAATAATTCGATATTCATCAGATGCTTCCAAATTATTAAATGTGTGATCAGTCTCAACCAATATCTTACGAAATGTCTCCAACCTGTTCTAAATCTACTGGAGGCATTCCACGGACAACATTAGACAAACACCA carries:
- the LOC114191115 gene encoding importin subunit alpha-4-like; translated protein: EEPPIQEIVATGVVPRFVEFLSREDSPQLQLESVCVLTNISSGTSQYTILIVDEGVIPPLVTLLSSTDVDIREQAVGALGNIAGDSAGHRDLVLHHGALLPLISQLEPDSRLSMLRHASWCLSNVVRGMPPVDLEQVRDALPVLQRLVGFKDEYVVKHICWTLSYLAEGPGATVQAIIELGVCPKLVELLYYPSDIVILPALHTLGNIAAGDDVQTQVVIDNRVLPALHQLLMKDYQKRIFREICWTISNITGGSRSQVQAVIDADVIPPLVEILFNADFEVKRTAAWAVCNISCGGTKENIRYLADQGCIKALCELLTSPEAKLVLGCLQALENILKVGKADQEEGLTQANVFVERVLECQGVHQKISCLLANRNQEITATAWRLSDTIWPGNNNDQDSD